The following proteins are co-located in the Bactrocera dorsalis isolate Fly_Bdor unplaced genomic scaffold, ASM2337382v1 BdCtg217, whole genome shotgun sequence genome:
- the LOC105230707 gene encoding methyltransferase-like protein 25B isoform X2, with the protein MQKHAVWPLSLLALRHLLLQLSIPRNQSTNSIELSVSQRPVLSDRKLGHAFNKCVKPKKRHEIQLMASICEYSCQISPVDFVVDFGAGLGHLARVLGYGYGVQVSCIEMRSELNVQARCIDTKLESVLQKHLPPANLPCFKRPKHVTLCITPDMQPHQFLHIIAESQHKPNTNFKFGIIGLHPCGDLAVILMRMFTNIPQARFLNFASCCYMKLTTAETQSNIKLQGYPLSQYLLKQREFSFLSYEALEISCHAMEIYCDRLASGDYEYLKVHSFRAAAERIIINQWPNLKHCGLRSVKHVPGMDFEDYFYKATQGVEASNLPRSDLQTSTTKNDLLHWRRIVIFYTLRLMFAPLIESIILYDRALYLQENECQVKINAAFDPRISPRNHITCSFKLK; encoded by the exons ATGCAGAAGCATGCTGTTTGGCCATTGTCATTATTAGCTTTACGTCACTTATTATTACAATTGAGTATACCAAGAAATCAATCTACAAATTCAATCGAATTG agtgTATCGCAGAGGCCTGTTCTTAGCGACAGAAAGCTTGGGCATGCATTTAATAAATGCGTTAAACCTAAGAAACGCCATGAAATACAGTTAATGGCATCCATTTGTGAATACAGCTGTCAAATATCGCCAGTTGATTTTGTTGTGGATTTCGGTGCTGGCTTAGGCCATCTCGCTCGAGTACTTGGTTATGGCTACGGCGTACAAGTTTCATGCATAGAAATGCGTTCAGAACTTAATGTACAAGCACGCTGTATTGACACAAAATTGGAAAGTGTTCTTCAAAAACATTTACCACCAGCGAATCTACCGTGTTTTAAACGACCAAAACATGTAACATTATGCATAACGCCAGACATGCAACCACATCAGTTTCTTCATATAATTGCAGAATCACAACATAAgccaaatacaaattttaagtttGGGATAATTGGTTTACATCCCTGTGGTGATTTAGCAGTTATATTAATGCGTATGTTCACAAATATTCCTCAGGCTcgttttcttaattttgctaGTTGTTGTTATATGAAATTAACTACGGCTGAAACACAATCTAATATTAAACTACAAGGATACCCTCTTAGCCAATACTTATTAAAACAACGGGAATTCTCATTTTTGAGTTATGAAGCTCTTGAGATATCTTGTCATGCTATGGAAATATATTGCGATCGTCTGGCTTCAGGTgattatgaatatttaaaagtgCATTCTTTTCGAGCGGCCGCAGAGCGAATTATTATTAACCAATGGCCCAATTTAAAACATTGTGGGCTACGAAGTGTGAAGCATGTTCCTGGTATGGACTTCGAAGA TTATTTCTACAAAGCGACTCAAGGAGTTGAGGCGTCCAATTTGCCGCGTTCTGATTTGCAAACTTCAACAACTAAAAACGATTTACTTCATTGGCGacgaattgttattttttacactCTCAGACTTATGTTTGCACCGCTAATAGAGAGTATAATACTATATGATCGGGCTTTATATCTTCAAGAAAATG AGTGTCAAGTAAAGATTAACGCAGCTTTTGATCCTCGCATATCCCCGCGGAATCACATAACTTGTTCCTTCAAactcaaataa
- the LOC105230708 gene encoding zinc carboxypeptidase, which translates to MIYKHCSSQHLGVNAFLLIITLPAMLAKDSVNAEKNSEKYVRKAIEYSEHCIMDNLSLVPEDIARYDHYRVYSVELDTDKHVDLFQKLEQQSDSLTFMGHAREVGQKLTVLVAAHKVADFANLLQTFNVKHRILTFNFQEKIDRNMKEVLPADTPGSALDWKHFFHLQTIYAWLEYMVEQYPTDLTIIDMGNSTEGVPIKGLKLSRNKSNKAIFIESGIHAREWIAPAAATYLLNELLTTKDEAVRKLANNYNWIVFPCVNPDGYKYTFEHDRMWRKNRQLFGICRGVDLNRNYPDHWNTTGASGDPCRYDYSGPNAASEAETKRLMDFLTAHAEKEQIRTYIALHSYSQMIMFPYGYTKEHIANYDDLQEFGRNAAGRIRELTGRNYTSGSLIETIYPSSGGSMDWAYSKIKIPIAYTFELRGPPDSSDMFILPANEIEPTSQEAFAAIRTIVEGATKKGYYK; encoded by the exons GCATTTGGGCGTTAATGCCTTTCTACTGATCATTACGTTACCAGCAATGCTAGCAAAAGATAGTGTCAACGCTGAAAAAAACAGCGAAAAATATGTTAGAAAAGCAATAGAATATTCGGAACATTGTATAATGGATAATCTTTCACTTGTTCCTGAGGATATTGCTCGGTACGATCACTATCGGGTTTACAGTGTTGAATTGGATACAGATAAGCATGTGGATCTCTTTCAAAAGttagaacaacaaagcgacagcTTGACTTTTATGGGGCACGCAAGGGAAGTAGGACAAAAGTTGACGGTTTTGGTGGCTGCACATAAAGTGGccgattttgcaaatttattgcaAACTTTTAATGTGAAGCATCGCATATTG acATTCAATTTCCAGGAGAAAATAGATCGCAACATGAAAGAAGTTTTGCCAGCAGACACACCTGGTTCTGCACTcgattggaaacatttttttcatttgcaaacTATTTATGCGTGGTTGGAATATATGGTGGAACAATATCCCACAGATCTTACAATAATAGATATGGGCAATAGTACAGAGGGTGTTCCTATTAAGGGTTTAAAGTTGTCACGGAATAAGTCTAACAAAGCTATTTTTATAGAGAGTGGTATCCATGCTCGCGAATGGATTGCTCCTGCGGCAGCTACATATCTTTTAAATGAGCTGCTTACTACTAAGGATGAGGCTGTTCGAAAGTTGGCAAACAATTATAACTGGATTGTATTCCCTTGCGTTAACCCAGATGGATATAAATATACGTTTGAACATGACCGAATGTGGCGAAAAAATCGTCAATTATTTGGCATATGCCGTGGTGTTGATTTGAATCGCAATTATCCAGATCATTGGAATACCACCGGAGCTAGTGGTGATCCATGCCGCTATGATTATTCCGGTCCCAATGCAGCAAGTGAAGCTGAAACTAAACGTTTGATGGACTTTCTTACGGCGCATGCGGAAAAGGAGCAAATCAGAACTTATATAGCCTTACATTCTTATTCACAAATGATAATGTTCCCATATGGTTATACCAAGGAGCATATAGCGAACTATGATGATTTACAAGAATTTGGACGTAATGCTGCCGGTCGTATCCGTGAACTTACCGGTCGTAATTATACAAGCGGAAGTTTGATTGAAACAATTTATCCATCTAGTGGAGGCAGTATGGATTGGGcatacagcaaaataaaaatacctaTTGCCTACACTTTCGAATTGCGGGGGCCCCCAGATAGCTCGGATATGTTTATATTACCTGCAAATGAGATTGAGCCCACGTCTCAAGAGGCATTTGCTGCTATTAGAACAATAGTGGAAGGAGCTACCAAGAAGGGATACTATAAATAA
- the LOC105230707 gene encoding methyltransferase-like protein 25B isoform X1 encodes MKIHVSSSIGNTISFLGTSILMESTSLVSLRSKLCSCLQILRLYDWLVNSYILDFYIDHHWNKLPESWRLHLEQLHPEELTTLLNYNKLSMQKHAVWPLSLLALRHLLLQLSIPRNQSTNSIELSVSQRPVLSDRKLGHAFNKCVKPKKRHEIQLMASICEYSCQISPVDFVVDFGAGLGHLARVLGYGYGVQVSCIEMRSELNVQARCIDTKLESVLQKHLPPANLPCFKRPKHVTLCITPDMQPHQFLHIIAESQHKPNTNFKFGIIGLHPCGDLAVILMRMFTNIPQARFLNFASCCYMKLTTAETQSNIKLQGYPLSQYLLKQREFSFLSYEALEISCHAMEIYCDRLASGDYEYLKVHSFRAAAERIIINQWPNLKHCGLRSVKHVPGMDFEDYFYKATQGVEASNLPRSDLQTSTTKNDLLHWRRIVIFYTLRLMFAPLIESIILYDRALYLQENECQVKINAAFDPRISPRNHITCSFKLK; translated from the exons ATGAAAATACACGTGAGTTCATCGATAGGTAATACAATATCATTTCTGGGTACATCCATCCTAATGGAAAGCACATCCTTAGTTAGTCTGCGCTCTAAATTGTGCAGTTGTTTGCAAATACTACGACTTTATGATTGGCttgtaaattcatatatattg GATTTTTACATTGATCATCATTGGAATAAGTTGCCGGAAAGTTGGCGGCTACATTTGGAACAGTTGCATCCTGAAGAGTTAACTACtcttttaaattataacaaGTTAAGTATGCAGAAGCATGCTGTTTGGCCATTGTCATTATTAGCTTTACGTCACTTATTATTACAATTGAGTATACCAAGAAATCAATCTACAAATTCAATCGAATTG agtgTATCGCAGAGGCCTGTTCTTAGCGACAGAAAGCTTGGGCATGCATTTAATAAATGCGTTAAACCTAAGAAACGCCATGAAATACAGTTAATGGCATCCATTTGTGAATACAGCTGTCAAATATCGCCAGTTGATTTTGTTGTGGATTTCGGTGCTGGCTTAGGCCATCTCGCTCGAGTACTTGGTTATGGCTACGGCGTACAAGTTTCATGCATAGAAATGCGTTCAGAACTTAATGTACAAGCACGCTGTATTGACACAAAATTGGAAAGTGTTCTTCAAAAACATTTACCACCAGCGAATCTACCGTGTTTTAAACGACCAAAACATGTAACATTATGCATAACGCCAGACATGCAACCACATCAGTTTCTTCATATAATTGCAGAATCACAACATAAgccaaatacaaattttaagtttGGGATAATTGGTTTACATCCCTGTGGTGATTTAGCAGTTATATTAATGCGTATGTTCACAAATATTCCTCAGGCTcgttttcttaattttgctaGTTGTTGTTATATGAAATTAACTACGGCTGAAACACAATCTAATATTAAACTACAAGGATACCCTCTTAGCCAATACTTATTAAAACAACGGGAATTCTCATTTTTGAGTTATGAAGCTCTTGAGATATCTTGTCATGCTATGGAAATATATTGCGATCGTCTGGCTTCAGGTgattatgaatatttaaaagtgCATTCTTTTCGAGCGGCCGCAGAGCGAATTATTATTAACCAATGGCCCAATTTAAAACATTGTGGGCTACGAAGTGTGAAGCATGTTCCTGGTATGGACTTCGAAGA TTATTTCTACAAAGCGACTCAAGGAGTTGAGGCGTCCAATTTGCCGCGTTCTGATTTGCAAACTTCAACAACTAAAAACGATTTACTTCATTGGCGacgaattgttattttttacactCTCAGACTTATGTTTGCACCGCTAATAGAGAGTATAATACTATATGATCGGGCTTTATATCTTCAAGAAAATG AGTGTCAAGTAAAGATTAACGCAGCTTTTGATCCTCGCATATCCCCGCGGAATCACATAACTTGTTCCTTCAAactcaaataa